One window from the genome of Streptomyces sp. NBC_01476 encodes:
- a CDS encoding ATP-binding protein, with the protein MQTRTKKTLTTAALSLAAVAAAAGSASAADLTGGSLGSLPVGQATQLIPGAAGSAAGAQHALANGSAALPGNPTSLLPSGNHLSGNSIAPVGGLLGGLPAGSGILGR; encoded by the coding sequence ATGCAGACCCGAACCAAGAAGACCCTGACCACCGCCGCGCTGAGCCTGGCCGCTGTGGCCGCCGCCGCCGGCTCCGCGTCCGCTGCCGATCTCACCGGGGGCTCCCTCGGCTCGCTGCCGGTCGGCCAGGCCACCCAGCTGATCCCCGGGGCCGCCGGCTCCGCCGCGGGCGCCCAGCACGCGCTCGCCAACGGCTCTGCCGCGCTCCCGGGCAACCCCACGAGCCTGCTGCCCTCCGGCAACCACCTCTCCGGCAACTCGATCGCCCCGGTCGGCGGTCTGCTCGGCGGGCTTCCGGCGGGCAGCGGCATCCTGGGCCGCTGA
- a CDS encoding VanZ family protein has translation MIKVRAAGLLLTAAYLAFVGWMLLRPHYVTWVPAPNLRPLGTIRADLGMGAAEAAQRIGAGLALLAPLGVLLPLAGGRARTSGFASFARTVFAALMVSLALEFTQTLVPGQLFDVDALLLNTLGVAVVHLLVVPRVRRRLRDRAAAEASPPPRERETADLVP, from the coding sequence ATGATCAAGGTGCGCGCGGCCGGCCTGCTGCTGACCGCGGCGTACCTTGCGTTCGTCGGCTGGATGCTGCTGCGCCCGCACTACGTGACCTGGGTGCCCGCCCCCAACCTCCGCCCGCTGGGCACGATCCGGGCCGACCTGGGGATGGGGGCCGCGGAGGCCGCCCAGCGGATCGGCGCCGGCCTGGCGCTGCTGGCCCCGCTCGGCGTGCTGCTGCCGCTGGCCGGCGGCCGGGCCCGCACCTCGGGCTTCGCGTCCTTCGCCCGTACCGTCTTCGCCGCGCTGATGGTCTCCCTGGCGCTGGAGTTCACCCAGACCCTGGTGCCCGGCCAGCTCTTCGACGTGGACGCGCTGCTGCTCAACACCCTCGGGGTGGCGGTGGTCCACCTGCTGGTGGTGCCGCGGGTACGGCGCCGGCTGCGGGACCGGGCGGCGGCCGAGGCGAGCCCGCCACCGCGCGAACGGGAGACCGCCGACCTCGTGCCGTGA